From a region of the Tachysurus fulvidraco isolate hzauxx_2018 chromosome 5, HZAU_PFXX_2.0, whole genome shotgun sequence genome:
- the LOC113640761 gene encoding uncharacterized protein LOC113640761 isoform X10: MKILLIFTLCLISDGGTSKEVTGYSGGGILIKCKYDTEYRYNKKYFCYGSWSVCSDQIKTGDKNQWVNSGRFSLFDDTKSSEFWVMFRELTVQDTGTYQCGVDRTSGIDINTPVELKVKEGSLVSREVTAYAGGRIDIKCRCEDEYKDKSKSFCKIGTHQSCFNQKQTKLNSEWSHDGRFSIHDNRSAGFFSVFIRELNIEDTGTYACGVVVSDKLAVYTVVTLNVTEDLSYEKSISETVHIGGDLTFICKYPQSLRSDPKFICGGRMQDFACFYKDSVKDSGKKLTFGKFSLYDDREKQIFNVSIRDVTKQDSEYWCGAEKAWTSDHAYRVYFTQINLTVTDPYIPVSTSKPTRPSSSSSSSSSSSSSSSSSPLLCLTDKNKSWTTPASPPAGFPAFTVITVSVILLLLLIGTIILTVAIQKNHSMQAAAAASVGRHCDQDSGNDQSVF, encoded by the exons atgaagatcctcctcatcttcacccTCTGTCTGATCTCAG ATGGAGGAACCTCAAAGGAAGTAACAGGATATTCAGGAGGAGGAATCCTTATCAAGTGCAAGTATGATACAGAATACAgatataacaaaaaatatttctgttatgGTTCATGGTCAGTCTGTTCTGACCAAATAAAGACAGGAGATAAAAACCAGTGGGTAAATTCAGGAAGATTCTCACTGTTTGATGACACCAAATCATCAGAGTTCTGGGTGATGTTCAGAGAGCTCACTGTACAGGACACTGGGACGTAtcagtgtggagttgatagaaCTTCAGGGATAGACATTAACACACCGGTGGAACTGAAGGTAAAGGAAG GGTCCTTGGTCTCTAGAGAAGTGACTGCATATGCAGGGGGAAGAATTGACATCAAATGCAGATGTGAGGATGAATATAAAGACAAATCAAAATCATTCTGTAAGATCGGAACACATCAGTCTTGttttaatcaaaaacaaacaaaactgaacagTGAATGGTCACATGATGGCAGATTCTCAATTCATGACAACAGAAGTGCAGGATTCTTCAGCGTGTTTATCAGAGAGCTTAATATAGAGGACACAGGAACATACGCGtgtggtgttgttgtgtctGATAAACTGGCGGTCTACACTGTAGTGACACTGAATGTAACAGAAG ATCTGTCCTATGAGAAGTCCATCAGTGAGACTGTCCATATAGGAGGAGATTTAACTTTCATATGTAAATACCCACAATCCCTCAGGAGTGACCCCAAGTTTATCTGTGGGGGGAGGATGCAAGATTTTGCTTGCTTTTATAAGGACTCTGTTAAAGATAGTGGGAAAAAATTAACTTTTGGGAAATTCTCCCTGTATgatgacagagaaaaacaaatcttcAATGTGAGTATTAGAGATGTAACTAAGCAGGACTCTGAATACTGGTGTGGAGCTGAAAAAGCCTGGACATCTGATCATGCATACAgggtttatttcacacagatcAACCTGACAGTCACTG ATCCATATATCCCAGTTTCAACCTCAAAGCCAACACgcccttcatcatcatcatcatcatcatcatcatcatcatcatcatcatcatcatccccacTTCTTTGTCtcacagataaaaacaaatcctGGACTACTCCAGCTTCTCCTCCAGCAG GATTTCCAGCTTTCACTGTTATcactgtgtctgtaattctgctgctgcttctgattGGAACCATAATCCTCACTGTGGCTATACAAAAGAATCACAGTAtgcaag cagcagcagcagcttctgtTGGCAGGCATTGTGACCAAGACTCAGGAAATGACCAGAG tgttttctaa
- the LOC113640761 gene encoding uncharacterized protein LOC113640761 isoform X11 — MKILLIFTLCLISDGGTSKEVTGYSGGGILIKCKYDTEYRYNKKYFCYGSWSVCSDQIKTGDKNQWVNSGRFSLFDDTKSSEFWVMFRELTVQDTGTYQCGVDRTSGIDINTPVELKVKEGSLVSREVTAYAGGRIDIKCRCEDEYKDKSKSFCKIGTHQSCFNQKQTKLNSEWSHDGRFSIHDNRSAGFFSVFIRELNIEDTGTYACGVVVSDKLAVYTVVTLNVTEDLSYEKSISETVHIGGDLTFICKYPQSLRSDPKFICGGRMQDFACFYKDSVKDSGKKLTFGKFSLYDDREKQIFNVSIRDVTKQDSEYWCGAEKAWTSDHAYRVYFTQINLTVTDPYIPVSTSKPTRPSSSSSSSSSSSSSSSSSPLLCLTDKNKSWTTPASPPAGFPAFTVITVSVILLLLLIGTIILTVAIQKNHSMQAAAASVGRHCDQDSGNDQSVF; from the exons atgaagatcctcctcatcttcacccTCTGTCTGATCTCAG ATGGAGGAACCTCAAAGGAAGTAACAGGATATTCAGGAGGAGGAATCCTTATCAAGTGCAAGTATGATACAGAATACAgatataacaaaaaatatttctgttatgGTTCATGGTCAGTCTGTTCTGACCAAATAAAGACAGGAGATAAAAACCAGTGGGTAAATTCAGGAAGATTCTCACTGTTTGATGACACCAAATCATCAGAGTTCTGGGTGATGTTCAGAGAGCTCACTGTACAGGACACTGGGACGTAtcagtgtggagttgatagaaCTTCAGGGATAGACATTAACACACCGGTGGAACTGAAGGTAAAGGAAG GGTCCTTGGTCTCTAGAGAAGTGACTGCATATGCAGGGGGAAGAATTGACATCAAATGCAGATGTGAGGATGAATATAAAGACAAATCAAAATCATTCTGTAAGATCGGAACACATCAGTCTTGttttaatcaaaaacaaacaaaactgaacagTGAATGGTCACATGATGGCAGATTCTCAATTCATGACAACAGAAGTGCAGGATTCTTCAGCGTGTTTATCAGAGAGCTTAATATAGAGGACACAGGAACATACGCGtgtggtgttgttgtgtctGATAAACTGGCGGTCTACACTGTAGTGACACTGAATGTAACAGAAG ATCTGTCCTATGAGAAGTCCATCAGTGAGACTGTCCATATAGGAGGAGATTTAACTTTCATATGTAAATACCCACAATCCCTCAGGAGTGACCCCAAGTTTATCTGTGGGGGGAGGATGCAAGATTTTGCTTGCTTTTATAAGGACTCTGTTAAAGATAGTGGGAAAAAATTAACTTTTGGGAAATTCTCCCTGTATgatgacagagaaaaacaaatcttcAATGTGAGTATTAGAGATGTAACTAAGCAGGACTCTGAATACTGGTGTGGAGCTGAAAAAGCCTGGACATCTGATCATGCATACAgggtttatttcacacagatcAACCTGACAGTCACTG ATCCATATATCCCAGTTTCAACCTCAAAGCCAACACgcccttcatcatcatcatcatcatcatcatcatcatcatcatcatcatcatcatccccacTTCTTTGTCtcacagataaaaacaaatcctGGACTACTCCAGCTTCTCCTCCAGCAG GATTTCCAGCTTTCACTGTTATcactgtgtctgtaattctgctgctgcttctgattGGAACCATAATCCTCACTGTGGCTATACAAAAGAATCACAGTAtgcaag cagcagcagcttctgtTGGCAGGCATTGTGACCAAGACTCAGGAAATGACCAGAG tgttttctaa
- the LOC113640761 gene encoding uncharacterized protein LOC113640761 isoform X12 has protein sequence MKILLIFTLCLISDGGTSKEVTGYSGGGILIKCKYDTEYRYNKKYFCYGSWSVCSDQIKTGDKNQWVNSGRFSLFDDTKSSEFWVMFRELTVQDTGTYQCGVDRTSGIDINTPVELKVKEGSLVSREVTAYAGGRIDIKCRCEDEYKDKSKSFCKIGTHQSCFNQKQTKLNSEWSHDGRFSIHDNRSAGFFSVFIRELNIEDTGTYACGVVVSDKLAVYTVVTLNVTEDLSYEKSISETVHIGGDLTFICKYPQSLRSDPKFICGGRMQDFACFYKDSVKDSGKKLTFGKFSLYDDREKQIFNVSIRDVTKQDSEYWCGAEKAWTSDHAYRVYFTQINLTVTDKNKSWTTPASPPAGFPAFTVITVSVILLLLLIGTIILTVAIQKNHSMQAAAAASVGRHCDQDSGNDQSVF, from the exons atgaagatcctcctcatcttcacccTCTGTCTGATCTCAG ATGGAGGAACCTCAAAGGAAGTAACAGGATATTCAGGAGGAGGAATCCTTATCAAGTGCAAGTATGATACAGAATACAgatataacaaaaaatatttctgttatgGTTCATGGTCAGTCTGTTCTGACCAAATAAAGACAGGAGATAAAAACCAGTGGGTAAATTCAGGAAGATTCTCACTGTTTGATGACACCAAATCATCAGAGTTCTGGGTGATGTTCAGAGAGCTCACTGTACAGGACACTGGGACGTAtcagtgtggagttgatagaaCTTCAGGGATAGACATTAACACACCGGTGGAACTGAAGGTAAAGGAAG GGTCCTTGGTCTCTAGAGAAGTGACTGCATATGCAGGGGGAAGAATTGACATCAAATGCAGATGTGAGGATGAATATAAAGACAAATCAAAATCATTCTGTAAGATCGGAACACATCAGTCTTGttttaatcaaaaacaaacaaaactgaacagTGAATGGTCACATGATGGCAGATTCTCAATTCATGACAACAGAAGTGCAGGATTCTTCAGCGTGTTTATCAGAGAGCTTAATATAGAGGACACAGGAACATACGCGtgtggtgttgttgtgtctGATAAACTGGCGGTCTACACTGTAGTGACACTGAATGTAACAGAAG ATCTGTCCTATGAGAAGTCCATCAGTGAGACTGTCCATATAGGAGGAGATTTAACTTTCATATGTAAATACCCACAATCCCTCAGGAGTGACCCCAAGTTTATCTGTGGGGGGAGGATGCAAGATTTTGCTTGCTTTTATAAGGACTCTGTTAAAGATAGTGGGAAAAAATTAACTTTTGGGAAATTCTCCCTGTATgatgacagagaaaaacaaatcttcAATGTGAGTATTAGAGATGTAACTAAGCAGGACTCTGAATACTGGTGTGGAGCTGAAAAAGCCTGGACATCTGATCATGCATACAgggtttatttcacacagatcAACCTGACAGTCACTG ataaaaacaaatcctGGACTACTCCAGCTTCTCCTCCAGCAG GATTTCCAGCTTTCACTGTTATcactgtgtctgtaattctgctgctgcttctgattGGAACCATAATCCTCACTGTGGCTATACAAAAGAATCACAGTAtgcaag cagcagcagcagcttctgtTGGCAGGCATTGTGACCAAGACTCAGGAAATGACCAGAG tgttttctaa